The following is a genomic window from Butyricimonas faecihominis.
GTAGAACAGCGCACCCAGCCCGGCGATGCCTTTCGCCACACCAGCCATGTCCCCACACAGCGGCATCATCTGCTCATAAAGTGAACGTAAAATCTGATGAAGGTTGTCGAACTTCATAGGCTACCAGTATCTTTCGTTCATGTTCCCGTACAGCCCCATGATGCGGTCGAGGTCGTTCTTCTTTTTCGCACGCAGGTAACTCACGGAGATGTTCTTGTTCGTGTAGTAGCTCACGAGGTTGCGGTAACGCTTCATCTTCGAGTGGCAGCGTTCCACCACGTCCATGCGCTCCTTGTCGGTCATGGAGAGCGTGGTGATGTTCACCACGTTCCTGAGTTCCGTCAACACTTCGTTGCTTTCCTCCAGCAGTTTCGTGTAGCCGAAAGCGATTGCGGAAAGCTCTTCGGGTCTGAAATTCCCGTCACGGAGCATCCGTTGGAAACTGTTCACATAGATGTCTGTGATGTCGCCCACCATCAGGATGGTCTGCTGCACCTTGCGGGCGTCCTTGACCAGATTGTTCACCGATTTGAGGGCATCGTAATACTTCTTGCCCTGCTGATAGATTTTCACCGTCTCCTGAAAGTTGCTCACCATGTTCGTGGCGGTCTTGGAGGTATGGATGATGTTTTTGGAGGCATTGATGATGCCCTGCGCTAGATTGCCCGGATCGCTTACGACCCACTGTGCGCTTGCCCTGCCCGCGAAAAGCAGGCACAGGCAGATAATCATTGTTATTCTTGTTCTCATGTTACTTTGGATTTTAGTGGTTGTTATTCTTCGGTCGGATGTCCCGGCTGCGGCTTCACCCGCACATAGTCCCCGTTTGGCGAGAAAGTCAGCACATCCGTGGCCTCGTTGTAGGACACGTCGATGCGGAAGCCGGTGTTCATGAACAGGTTGCCGTTCTCCTCCTGCAAGAGATAGGTTTCCGGCTTGAGCTTGCGGCGCAGACCGCTACGACGGAACACCGTCACTTTGTAGGCTTCGCCCTCCTTGTAGATAAGCACGTCAGGTTTTCCCTCCACGCTCTCCCAGTTCCCGCACAGCATGTCGCGGCGGTTGTCGGCCACGTCGCAGGATTGCAGCATCATGACCGCCAATCCGATAAGGCACTTGCTGACTTGCAGCATTTTCACTTTTGGTAAATTCATACGCGTTTTTCTTTTTTGGTTGATACATTCTGTTTTTTAGTTATTCCTTGTTTCTCCGCCTTTCGGCAAGCTGCCGGATGGCGGCTTCGATGTCGTCGCCCAGCTTCTCCGCCAGACGGTAAACCTCCACTTTTTCCGTTTCCTCGGTGGTGTACGCCAGATACTCTTCCGCGCTGACCTCCGTGGCATAGACCGCCGACTGCGTGCCGCCCAAGCCTATCCACACCTCCTTGTAGAGCCGTGAAGGGTTGTTCGCCATGTTGATGGAGAGTATCTGCGACTTCTCCTTTTCCGTCAGTCCGAGCAACGCCTGTATCTGGTCGAACTTGTTCATATATTTCCTTTGGTCAAGCAGGATTTTACAATCCGAGTTGTTGATAATGCTCTCTTTGACCACCGGAGAACTGATAATGTCGTCCACCTCCTGCGTCACCACGATTGCCTCGCCGTAATATTTTCTGACCGTCTTATACATATAGCGCAGATATTCAGCCATGTTCGCCGATGAGAGGGCCTTCCAAGCCTCTTCCACGATAAGCTGTTTCCGCACGCCTTTCAGCCGCCGCATCTTGTTGATGAAGGCTTCCATGATGATGATGGTCACGACGGGGAACAGTTCGCGGTTTTCTTTAATCGAATCTATCTCGAAGACGATGAACCGCTTGCCGAGCAGGTCGATGTTCTCCGTGGAGTTGAGCAGGAAATCGTAACGCCCGCCCCGGTAATACTGCCGCATGGTGGTGAGCATGTTGTCGATGTTGAAGTCGGACTTCTCCACCTTGATGTCACGCTGTGCCAGTTCCTTGCGGTAGTCGTCACGCATATACTCGTAGAAGGTGTTGAACGACGGCACGATGCTACGGTCGGATTGGATGCGCTCAATATAGGCACTCACGGCACTGCCCAGCTCGCCGCTCTCCGTCTTTGTCACCTTGTCGTCCTCCGACTTCCAGAGCGTCAGCAACAGGGTCTTGATGCTGTCCTTCTTCTCCACGTCGAAGATGTAATCGTCGGTGTAGAACGGGTTGAAGCTGATGGGCTTATCTTCCGTGTAGGTGAAATACACACCGTCCGCTCCGCCTGTCTTGCGTCGGATCATGCCGCACAAGCCCTGATAGGAGTTTCCCGTGTCCACCAATACCACATGTGCGCCTTGCTCATAATATTGGCGCACGAGGTGGTTCATGAAGAAAGACTTGCCGCTGCCCGAAGGACCCAGCACGAACTTGTTGCGGTTGGTCGTGATACCTCGCTTCATGGGCAGGTCGGAGATGTCAAGGTGCAGCGGTTTTCCCGTGAGCCTGTCCACCATCTTGATGCCGAAGGGCGAGAGCGAGCTGCGGTAGTTGGTTTCCTCTGTGAACAGGCACACCGCCTGTTCGATGAAGGTGTGGAAACTCTCTTCCGCCGGGAAGTCCGCCGCATTGCCGGGTATCGCCGCCCAGTAGAGTGTCGGGCAGTCGATGGTGTTGTGGCGCGGCACGCATTCCATGCTTGCCAACTGGCTGCCCACGTCGTTCTTGATATGCTTCAGTTCCTCCGCATCGTCGCTCCACGCCATGACGTTGAAGTGTGCCCGTACCGAGGTCAGTCCGTAGGAATGGGCTTCGTTCAGGTATTGGTCTATCCACTCGCGGTTGATGCTGTTGCTCCTTGAATAGCGAGATAGCGACTGCATGTTACGGGCGGACTTCTCGAACTTCTGCAAGGTTTCCTCACTGTTGTCTATCAGCACATACTGGTTGTAGATATGGTTGCAGGAGAGCAGAAGCCCCACCGGGGAGGCGAATGACAGTCGGCAGTCACTCCGGTCGGTGGAGAGCTTCTCGTAACGGGTGTCGGTAGCCACCTTGCCCGGCAGGTCTTCCGCGTCGGAGAGGGTGTGCAGACACAGGCGGTTGTCGCCGATGCGCATCTCCCTTGCCGAAAGCTCGATGTCCTGCAAGGTGGTGTCACCTTCCGGCATGAGCGAGAAGTAGCGTTCAATAAGTCCCGTCTTTCCCTCAGTACCCACAATCTCATCGGTGGAGAGGCGGCGCAGCCTGACAAGCCCGCTGTCGTTCATGATGCGCTCGAACTGTTCGCAGGCTTCCAAGAACTTGGTCGTGGTTTCCCTGTCCAGCTCCTTCGGGATGATATGTCCCCGGCACAGCGTGCTGAAATTGCTCTGCATCCGGTTACGCTCCTTTGTTGTCTTGGTCAGGTAGAGGTAGCAGGTGTGTTTCAGGTACGGACGCTCGTTGAAGTGACGCTCGAAAGAGCGGCTTAAAAAGCTCATGTCGTCCTTCTGAAGCTCCGGTTTGTAGCGTTCCTTGATGAACCAGTCCTGTTTGTGGACGACGGAGTAGTCCGGCAGCACCTTGATAGCCTTGCACCAGCAACTGTGTATCGCCTCGTACTCCGCACCCGTCACGGTGTAAAGTTCCGGTAGTTCCACCTCGAAAGCCACCGTGATGTCGGCGTCCTTTGAGATGATGCAGCCATGCTCCACCGCTAAAAGTGGGAACCTGTTTTCCAGTGTTGTCATTTTCGATGTATTCCTCATTGTCTTTCTTCCTTTCGTTGTCGTTTGAACAGACGGGTTATCCGCCGCCGGTTGATAAGGTATCGGGGATGGCTCCGTGCCGCTCCTAATTTCATCAGCCCGTGTTCACCGTACCGGGCGTTCAGCGCGAAGGTCTGCCATACAAGGAGGGAGGACGATGCCGCGCCGAAGCCGATACATATCCACTGGTCGATACCGACCATGTAGAGGATGACGAACAGGACGAAGAGAGCCAGCAGACCTCCGCAGAAGATGAAGAGGTACTGTGCCTTCAAGCCCTTGAACTCTACCGGACGGCCGATACCCTTGTTGATTGGGTATTCAGCCATACATTATTTATTAAAGGAAGAATGAGCGCAGGATGGTGGCGGCAACAATCAGGAAGATGCACGCGCCGAACCACGAGGCGGCTGTCTTGCTGGTGTCGGGGTCGCCCGATGAAAACTTGCCGTACACTTTTACGCCCCCGATAAGCCCGACGACTGCACCGATGGCGTATATCAGTTTAGTTCCGGGGTCGAAATAAGAACTCACCATAGAGGTGGCTTCGTTGATGCCCGCGATGCCGTTTCCCTGCGCGAAAGCGGAGGCGGTTGCGGCGATGACAAGTGCCGCGGAGAGGATTGCTTTTCTGTTTTTCAAGATGTTCTTGTTCATAAACTGTTCTTGTTTTTTGCCGTCAAAAGGGTGGATGGTCCTTTGTCGGGCGGTTGATACTTTGTTTCTTTACTTTGGTTTTAGTGGATGCCCGTTTGTTTCCACGGACGTGGGCGTGTCCGTTGCGGATGGGGATGCGCCTTGCGTTTCCTCGCCGCGTGGGTTGATGTCATTCTTTCATGTTCATTTCTTTTATTGTTGTCATACATAGTTGCGAATGTCGAACTCCTCGATGTTGTCCGGCACGACGAACTCCTTTTCAGATTTCTTCAGCCGAATCTCGATAAGCCCCTTGATGCGGATGCCTATCTCCGAAGAGCCTTCCATCATTTTCTCGTACAACTCCGTGCCCTCCATGTCGGTGAACACCTTAGCCGCCTTTTCACGTTCCGCCTGTGTCGCGTCCGGGTTTTTGGCGGTCTTGCAGGCGTCGTCAATCTCGTCAAAGCTGCTGCCCGAAGCCCGTGGCGTGTCCGAGGCGTCCTCTTCCGGTTCGTCGTCCCCGTATCCCAGTTCCTCCGGCGGTATGCTCGTGAAGGTCTCATCGAGTTTTTCCTCCGGGACTTGTGCCGGGCGGGATGCGTTTCCCGTTTTTCCGTCGTCAAAAGTAGCCTCTTCCTCCGACAGCTCAATGCCTTTTTCAATAGTGGCGGCTTCTTGCGTCGGTATGGCAGCGGTTGTCCGGGTGGATGCCATCCTGAAACGGCTCTTGCCGATGATGTCCGCCTTTTCCGCAGGGACTTCCTCGTGTGCCGCTATGCGTTTAGCCTCATTCCCGTCCAGTGACCGCCATAATCCGACAATGCCCTTGAAGAAGCGGACAATCCGCGTGTCCATGATGCGCTCGTAAAGGAGCAGGAACAGGAACCAGAGGTTGCAGCCGACCGATACCGCCAGCAGAATGTCTGTCATGCTGATTGTGTAATTCATATCCTTCCGTTTTTGGTTAGAATACTGAATTGTAATTTCGGGCATAAAGGCTCTTTATCGCATCTTCGCACTGGTTGAAGTGGTGCGTCAGCACATGGTCGATGTAAGCGGACAGCGTAAGCCGGTCATGCCCGATTACACGGGTGATACGCATGATACGCTCGTGGTACTCCGGGCGCACATACGCCATCTTCCCCTCACGTGCCTTTACTTCCGGGTCGCGGATGAACAGGCGTTCATAGTCCTTCTCACTGCATTTGCCGCTTACCGGGACAGGCGACAGTATTTCCACACTCGCCTGCACTTGGGTAAACATACCTCCGCAGTCTTGCTGTGGTCTTTTTTCATTCGGTGTCATTTCTTTTTCCATTTTCAAATCAGATCTTCACGTTGTTTCTTGTACAGTTCGTTGATTCTCTCCTTGTGCTGTTCCAGATGCTGGCGCAGCACGGTATCCACATATCCGCCTACTGAGATTTCCCCTCCGGCGATGTCGTTCACGATTCTGAGGATCTGCCGTGGACGTCACGGCTGATATAGACACATTGGCGGGTCTTTATCTCGTTGCGGCGCAGGAATAGCTCGTTGTAGTCCTCGTCCTGCCTTTTCCGGCGTCCACTTTCCCTCTGCGCTTTTTCCCGTGTTACGGGTTGCACAGGAGATGGTTCCGGTGCGGCGGTGTCCTCTTCGGTCGGTGCAGCTGCGGGTACTTCCTGTGCGGGGCGCAGTGTCCCGTCCTGTGTGCGCCGCCCGATGGAGGCTAACAGCAGTTCCTCGTCGATGCCTTCCGTGTTCACTTTCCTGCTGCCCATGCTCACTGCGGTCTGATGATGTCGCTTATCTCTTCGGAAAACTCCCGGATGCCACTCCCTTTCAGCAGTGCCGTGTCCATCGGGAAGATGGTGGAGCGGAAAACGCTCTTGCGCTCTTCCGAAAGGTCACGGCGGAACTTCTTGCTGTCGGGCAAGCGGGTGGAAAGTACCGGAAAGCCCATTTCGGCTATCACTTCCTCGTAGATGCCGTACAAGTCGTTCCTCTCCCTGCCGTCCACCATCGTCCAGAACAGATGCAGCCCCTTTGTTTTCGCCTGTCCGGTAGTCATCAGCCTGTCGCGGAACATCGTGACGAATTTCAGGGTACTCTCCACGACAAAGCGGTCGGCACTCAGCGGAGTGAAAATGTAGTCCATCTGCGAGAGCGTCTTTATCACGCCGTTGCTTCGGAGTGTGCCGGGCATGTCGAAGAACACCACGTCGGGTTTCACGTCCTCAGTGGCAATCATCCTCTCGGCATCGTCGAGGGCGTTCACCGCATTGCTTTTGACGATGGTGTAGGCGTTCTTTTTGATCCGGCGGAAATGGTCGCAAGCGAGAGCCTTGAAGTAGGTGCTGCTGTCGATAAGCCCCATTTCGTGTTCGCGCAGCCCGTGGATGCTGTGCTGCGGGTCGTCGCAGTCCACGACGGCGACATTGTAGCCTTTCACGTTGTGCAGGTAGCTGGCGGCAAGTGCCGTGACAGTGGATTTGCCGATGCCACCTTTCTGTGTTGCGAATGCAACGAAGATTTCCTTACTCATAGTTCCATTTATTTTAATTGTTGATGATTTGTTTTTCTGTTTCCATACGGATTTGGCTGTCGCACCATCCGCTTCCGTGACTACACACGCAGGCGGGTCGTCGCGTATCCGGTTCTGTGGTGAAGCGGTGCGTCGGACAAATGGTGATTGACGACATTGCGTCATGAAGTCATTGAATCCATACGTCACCGAATTGTCGGAGAACCGGGTTTCCGACGGTTCGGGTATCCGTTTCGGCAAGTATCCGAAGAAGCGGATTTCCGGGTATTTGAATGTTCCGTTTATCATATCTTCAAATCGTTCGTTTCTTGAATCATGCTGCAAATAAACAAGTATATTTTGGAACCTGTATCACTTCTCCGGCAAGTGGCGGCACGTTGCGCCGGTTGGCAGTCATTGACCGGGTCAAGCATCTGTCCGATACCGCTTTAAGGGCGTAACTTTGCACCCGGACAGCAGGGTTCGCCGATGACGCGCGGCCCGGAGTCCTGAAAGGTATTTTCCCAATCCGTCCCCTGACGGATTTTTATGTTCACCTGAACATAGCAAGATGTCTTTTCAGCCGCTCAAAATATTTTGAGCAGCCACGAAAAGCACTTGCCCTTGCAGGGGGCGGGCTTTCCCTCCGAAGTCGGGAAGCCTTTCAGAACTGCGGTGCTGTAATCCGAAGCGGCGGCTTATGCCGTCAATCCGCTAAATCCAAAGTAATATGAAAGAGAAAAGGAAAAGCAAATCAGGGAGAAATCCCAAACTTGATCCGGCGGTGTACCGGTACACCGTCCGTTTCAACGAGGAGGAACACAACCGTTTCCTCGCCATGTTCGGAAAATCGGGTGTCTATGCACGGTCTGTTTTCCTCAAAGCGCACTTCTTCGGGCAACCGTTCAAGGTGCTGAAGGTGGACAAGACGTTGGTGGACTATTACACCAAACTGTCGGATTTTCATGCACAATTCCGTGCCGTGGGTACGAATTACAACCAAGTCGTGAAGGAACTGAGGCTGCATTTTTCAGAGAAAAAGGCGATGGCGTTGCTCTACAAATTAGAGCAACACACCGTCGAACTCGTGAAACTGAGCCGCCGGATTGTGGAACTTTCAAGGGAAATGGAGGCAAAATGGTCGCAAAAATCAGTGTAGGAAGTTCGTTGTACGGCGCGATTGCCTACAACGGGGAGAAGATTAACGAGGCGCAGGGGCGGCTTCTCACCACCAACCGCATCTACAATGACGGTTCGGGAACGGTGGACATAGGCAAGGCGATGGAGGGTTTTCTCACCTTCCTGCCACCGCAGATGAAGATCGAGAAGCCGGTGGTGCATATCTCTCTCAACCCGCACCCGGAGGATGTGCTGACCGATATTGAGTTGCAGAATATCGCCCGCGAGTATCTGGAAAAACTCGGTTTCGGAAACCAGCCTTATCTTGTATTCAAGCACGAGGACATCGACCGCCACCACCTGCACATCGTGACGGTCAACGTGGACGAGAACGGGAAAAGGCTCAACCGGGATTTTCTCTACCGCCGCAGCGACCGTATCCGCAGGGAACTGGAACAGAAGTACGGATTGCATCCGGCAGAACGTAAAAATCAGAGATTGGATAATCCGTTGCGCAAGGTGGCCGCATCGGCAGGTGATGTGAAGAAGCAGGTAGGCAACACCGTGAAGGCTCTGAATGGGCAGTACCGTTTCCAGACGATGGGCGAATACCGTGCGCTCCTTTCCTTATATAATATGACGGTGGAGGAAGCGAGGGGCAACGTGCGCGGACGGGAGTATCACGGGCTGGTCTATTCCGTCACGGACGACAAGGGTAACAAGGTGGGCAACCCGTTCAAATCCTCGCTTTTCGGGAAGTCCGCAGGCTATGAAGCCGTACAGAAGAAGTTTGTCCGTTCCAAATCGGAAATCAAGGATAGGAAACTGGCAGACATGACGAAACGCACCGTCCTTTCCGTGCTGCAAGGCACTTATGACAAGGACAAATTTGTATCCCAACTCAAAGAGAAGGGCATCGACACCGTACTGCGCTACACAGAGGAAGGGCGCATCTATGGGGCTACCTTCATCGACCACCGCACGGGATGCGTGCTGAACGGTTCGCGCATGGGTAAGGAGCTTTCGGCGAATGCCTTGCAGGAACACTTCACCCTGCCATACGCCGGACAACCGCCGATACCGCTATCCATCCCTGTGGATGCTGCGGACAAGGCACACGGGCAGACCGCCTACGACAGTGAAGATATATCGGGCGGTATGGGCTTGCTCACTCCCGAAGGTCCGGCGGTAGATGCCGAGGAAGAGGCTTTCATCCGGGCGATGAAGCGCAAAAAGAAGAAAAAACGCAAGGGCTTGGGTATGTAATCAGAGTATCAACAATTAAAAAATCAATGTATGTCACAACAAGAAGACGATTTGAGGGCATTGGCGAAAATCATGGATTTTCTGCGTGCCGTGAGTATCATTTTAGTGGTCATGAACGTGTACTGGTTCTGCTACGAAGCCATCCGGCTGTGGGGCGTGAACATCGGCGTGGTGGACAAAATCCTTCTGAACTTCGACCGCACGGCGGGGCTGTTCCATTCCATTCTCTACACGAAGCTGTTTTCCGTCCTTTTGCTTGCCTTGTCCTGTCTGGGTACGAAGGGTGTCAAGGGTGAGAAAATCACTTGGGGGAGAATCTGGACAGCATTTGCCGTCGGGTTCGTGCTGTTTTTCCTGAACTGGTGGTTGCTGCCCCTGCCGCTTGAAGCGGTGACGGGACTGTATGTCCTTACCATTGGAACGGGCTATGTCTGCCTGTTGATGGGTGGTCTGTGGATGAGCCGCCTGTTGAAACACAATTTGATGGAGGATGTTTTCAACAACGAGAACGAGAGTTTCATGCAGGAAACGAGGCTTATCGAAAGCGAGTATTCGGTCAATCTGCCGACACGTTTCTATTACAGGAAACGCTGGAACAACGGTTGGATCAATGTAGTTAATCCCTTCCGTGCGTCCATCGTGTTGGGTACGCCGGGCAGCGGCAAGTCCTATGCCGTGGTAAACAATTTTATCAAGCAACAGATTGAAAAGGGCTTTAGTCAATACATCTACGATTTCAAGTATCCCGACCTATCTACTATTGCCTACAACCATTTGCTGAACCACCCGGACGGCTACAAGGTAAAGCCGAAGTTCTATGTGATCAACTTCGACGACCCGCGACGCTCTCATCGGTGCAATCCCATTCACCCGGATTTTATGGAAGATATTACGGATGCCTATGAGAGTGCCTACACAATAATGCTCAACCTCAATAAAACGTGGGTGCAAAAGCAGGGCGACTTCTTCGTGGAGTCACCTATCATTCTGTTTGCCAGTATTATCTGGTATCTCAAAATCTATCAGAACGGGAAGTTTTGCACGTTTCCCCATGCTATCGAGTTTCTGAACCGCCGTTACGAGGATATATTTCCGATACTGACCTCTTATCCGGAGCTGGAGAACTACCTTTCGCCGTTCATGGATGCGTGGCTTGGAGGGGCTGCGGAGCAGCTCATGGGTCAGATAGCGTCGGCAAAAATCCCGCTTTCGAGGATGATTTCACCGCAGCTCTACTGGGTGATGTCAGACAGCGAGTTTACGCTGGACATCAACAATCCCGAAGAGCCGAAAATCCTCTGCGTGGGTAACAATCCCGACCGTCAGAATATCTACGGTGCGGCACTCGGTCTGTATAATTCCCGTATCGTGAAGCTCATCAACAAGAAGGGGATGCTGAAGTCATCGGTCATCATCGACGAGTTGCCCACAATATACTTCAAAGGGTTGGACAATCTTATAGCTACCGCCCGAAGCAACAAGGTTGCCGTGTGTCTGGGCTTTCAGGATTTCAGCCAGTTAGTGCGTGACTACGGGGACAAAGAGGCGAAAGTGGTGATGAACACTGTCGGCAATATTTTCTCCGGTCAGGTGGTGGGGGAAACAGCCAAGACGCTCTCCGAGCGGTTCGGTAAGGTGTTGCAGAAACGGCAGTCCATCTCCATCAACCGGCAGGATGTTTCCACCTCCATCAACACGCAGATGGACGCGCTCATTCCACCGAGTAAGATTTCCGGGCTTACGCAGGGAATGTTTGTCGGTTCTGTATCCGACAACTTCAACGAGCGTATCGAGCAGAAGATTTTTCATTGCGAGATTGTGGTGGATGCCGAAAAGGTGAAACGGGAAGAAAGTGCCTACAAGAAAATTCCCGTCATTACAAACTTCACGGACGAGGACGGCAACGACCGCATGAAGGAAACGGTGCAGGCGAACTACCGGCGCATCAAGGAAGAGGTGAAGCAGATTGTGCAGGAGGAACTGGAGCGTATCAAAAACGATCCGGTGCTGTGTAAACTGCTACCAGATAATGAGACTGTCTAACAAGTCCCCAAAATTGAAAATTATCCCTATCGAAGTTTGAAGTGACCCCCAAAAGTTGGATACAATTTTTTTGGGGGGCACTTCAGTTCTGACGGGTAAAATCGTAAAATTCGGACTTGTTAGACAAATACTTACGCGGTTTCAACCTCAGGTACTGAATCTATCGAATTGACAAATTTAACCAATTGCGGATCTGAATCTTTTTGTATGAGGTTTCGGAGACTCTTTTTCAATTCATAAGCATCATCCCCTGCTGTATTTATTAAATCCATATAAAAATCTTTGTTTTGCAGAATCAATGAACGGCATGCCCCATCGGAAATTACAGGTTTCACTATTTTATCAATAACGTCTCCAGCTTGACTTTTCAAATTACCATGCGATCTAAGCCATGTTTCGAAAAATTGAAACTTTATTGCATTGATAGTCTTTTTACCGATGCAGAAATCATTTCTTATATCGGTAACTGTCGATTTAATTTTTCGTTTATCCAATCTTTCAACTATATTCTTGAAACAATTAGGGAAAGGATTCAAACTTTGAGTTCCAGAAGCAATATCCATCAGAATCTTTTTGCCAAATTCAGTCAAGTTATCTGGCAAGGATTTGATTTTAGCCAGTAAATGTTTTATTGCGACAAACCAATAATATGATGTATGTGCTGTTCTTTGGGCGTATAATGTATCAACACTTATTTCAGACAACGCTTCGAACGCTATTTTATTGATATGATCGGTCAGGACATTGCTTATTTTAGTGGTCAAATCGTAAAAAGATGCGTCAGGAATTACATCTTTAATATTGTTCTTAGTGATATACTTATCCAAATCGGTATTCCACTCTGCTAAATGCTCGATAAATACCTCATCCGTTACACCTATTCTGTTCTTAATATCTTCAAATTGGGGCAATATGTCTGAGAGCAATAATTTATAG
Proteins encoded in this region:
- a CDS encoding TraG family conjugative transposon ATPase; translated protein: MRNTSKMTTLENRFPLLAVEHGCIISKDADITVAFEVELPELYTVTGAEYEAIHSCWCKAIKVLPDYSVVHKQDWFIKERYKPELQKDDMSFLSRSFERHFNERPYLKHTCYLYLTKTTKERNRMQSNFSTLCRGHIIPKELDRETTTKFLEACEQFERIMNDSGLVRLRRLSTDEIVGTEGKTGLIERYFSLMPEGDTTLQDIELSAREMRIGDNRLCLHTLSDAEDLPGKVATDTRYEKLSTDRSDCRLSFASPVGLLLSCNHIYNQYVLIDNSEETLQKFEKSARNMQSLSRYSRSNSINREWIDQYLNEAHSYGLTSVRAHFNVMAWSDDAEELKHIKNDVGSQLASMECVPRHNTIDCPTLYWAAIPGNAADFPAEESFHTFIEQAVCLFTEETNYRSSLSPFGIKMVDRLTGKPLHLDISDLPMKRGITTNRNKFVLGPSGSGKSFFMNHLVRQYYEQGAHVVLVDTGNSYQGLCGMIRRKTGGADGVYFTYTEDKPISFNPFYTDDYIFDVEKKDSIKTLLLTLWKSEDDKVTKTESGELGSAVSAYIERIQSDRSIVPSFNTFYEYMRDDYRKELAQRDIKVEKSDFNIDNMLTTMRQYYRGGRYDFLLNSTENIDLLGKRFIVFEIDSIKENRELFPVVTIIIMEAFINKMRRLKGVRKQLIVEEAWKALSSANMAEYLRYMYKTVRKYYGEAIVVTQEVDDIISSPVVKESIINNSDCKILLDQRKYMNKFDQIQALLGLTEKEKSQILSINMANNPSRLYKEVWIGLGGTQSAVYATEVSAEEYLAYTTEETEKVEVYRLAEKLGDDIEAAIRQLAERRRNKE
- a CDS encoding DUF4141 domain-containing protein: MRTRITMIICLCLLFAGRASAQWVVSDPGNLAQGIINASKNIIHTSKTATNMVSNFQETVKIYQQGKKYYDALKSVNNLVKDARKVQQTILMVGDITDIYVNSFQRMLRDGNFRPEELSAIAFGYTKLLEESNEVLTELRNVVNITTLSMTDKERMDVVERCHSKMKRYRNLVSYYTNKNISVSYLRAKKKNDLDRIMGLYGNMNERYW
- a CDS encoding DUF4133 domain-containing protein, encoding MAEYPINKGIGRPVEFKGLKAQYLFIFCGGLLALFVLFVILYMVGIDQWICIGFGAASSSLLVWQTFALNARYGEHGLMKLGAARSHPRYLINRRRITRLFKRQRKEERQ
- a CDS encoding DUF3408 domain-containing protein, with the protein product MEKEMTPNEKRPQQDCGGMFTQVQASVEILSPVPVSGKCSEKDYERLFIRDPEVKAREGKMAYVRPEYHERIMRITRVIGHDRLTLSAYIDHVLTHHFNQCEDAIKSLYARNYNSVF
- a CDS encoding DUF4134 domain-containing protein — its product is MNKNILKNRKAILSAALVIAATASAFAQGNGIAGINEATSMVSSYFDPGTKLIYAIGAVVGLIGGVKVYGKFSSGDPDTSKTAASWFGACIFLIVAATILRSFFL
- the mobB gene encoding conjugal transfer protein MobB, producing MVAKISVGSSLYGAIAYNGEKINEAQGRLLTTNRIYNDGSGTVDIGKAMEGFLTFLPPQMKIEKPVVHISLNPHPEDVLTDIELQNIAREYLEKLGFGNQPYLVFKHEDIDRHHLHIVTVNVDENGKRLNRDFLYRRSDRIRRELEQKYGLHPAERKNQRLDNPLRKVAASAGDVKKQVGNTVKALNGQYRFQTMGEYRALLSLYNMTVEEARGNVRGREYHGLVYSVTDDKGNKVGNPFKSSLFGKSAGYEAVQKKFVRSKSEIKDRKLADMTKRTVLSVLQGTYDKDKFVSQLKEKGIDTVLRYTEEGRIYGATFIDHRTGCVLNGSRMGKELSANALQEHFTLPYAGQPPIPLSIPVDAADKAHGQTAYDSEDISGGMGLLTPEGPAVDAEEEAFIRAMKRKKKKKRKGLGM
- a CDS encoding ParA family protein → MTQCRQSPFVRRTASPQNRIRDDPPACVVTEADGATAKSVWKQKNKSSTIKINGTMSKEIFVAFATQKGGIGKSTVTALAASYLHNVKGYNVAVVDCDDPQHSIHGLREHEMGLIDSSTYFKALACDHFRRIKKNAYTIVKSNAVNALDDAERMIATEDVKPDVVFFDMPGTLRSNGVIKTLSQMDYIFTPLSADRFVVESTLKFVTMFRDRLMTTGQAKTKGLHLFWTMVDGRERNDLYGIYEEVIAEMGFPVLSTRLPDSKKFRRDLSEERKSVFRSTIFPMDTALLKGSGIREFSEEISDIIRPQ
- the mobC gene encoding conjugal transfer protein MobC, whose product is MSQQEDDLRALAKIMDFLRAVSIILVVMNVYWFCYEAIRLWGVNIGVVDKILLNFDRTAGLFHSILYTKLFSVLLLALSCLGTKGVKGEKITWGRIWTAFAVGFVLFFLNWWLLPLPLEAVTGLYVLTIGTGYVCLLMGGLWMSRLLKHNLMEDVFNNENESFMQETRLIESEYSVNLPTRFYYRKRWNNGWINVVNPFRASIVLGTPGSGKSYAVVNNFIKQQIEKGFSQYIYDFKYPDLSTIAYNHLLNHPDGYKVKPKFYVINFDDPRRSHRCNPIHPDFMEDITDAYESAYTIMLNLNKTWVQKQGDFFVESPIILFASIIWYLKIYQNGKFCTFPHAIEFLNRRYEDIFPILTSYPELENYLSPFMDAWLGGAAEQLMGQIASAKIPLSRMISPQLYWVMSDSEFTLDINNPEEPKILCVGNNPDRQNIYGAALGLYNSRIVKLINKKGMLKSSVIIDELPTIYFKGLDNLIATARSNKVAVCLGFQDFSQLVRDYGDKEAKVVMNTVGNIFSGQVVGETAKTLSERFGKVLQKRQSISINRQDVSTSINTQMDALIPPSKISGLTQGMFVGSVSDNFNERIEQKIFHCEIVVDAEKVKREESAYKKIPVITNFTDEDGNDRMKETVQANYRRIKEEVKQIVQEELERIKNDPVLCKLLPDNETV
- the mobA gene encoding conjugal transfer protein MobA, yielding MKEKRKSKSGRNPKLDPAVYRYTVRFNEEEHNRFLAMFGKSGVYARSVFLKAHFFGQPFKVLKVDKTLVDYYTKLSDFHAQFRAVGTNYNQVVKELRLHFSEKKAMALLYKLEQHTVELVKLSRRIVELSREMEAKWSQKSV
- a CDS encoding DUF3876 domain-containing protein; translated protein: MNLPKVKMLQVSKCLIGLAVMMLQSCDVADNRRDMLCGNWESVEGKPDVLIYKEGEAYKVTVFRRSGLRRKLKPETYLLQEENGNLFMNTGFRIDVSYNEATDVLTFSPNGDYVRVKPQPGHPTEE